Part of the Pseudodesulfovibrio mercurii genome is shown below.
ACCATGGACATGCGCCAGGAACCCCTCCCCGGCTTCGAGGACGAAGAAGACGACTGGACGCCCCCGACCAAGGAGGATGCATAAATGAAAATGTACAATGGATTTGCGATCGTCGCAGGGCTGGTCATCTTCTTCGCCATGCTGACCGCGCCGTTTGCGCTCGGGACCATGACCAAGCAGTACAAGGAGCCCGAGCTCAAGCTGCCCAAGGGCGAGAAGGAGTGCGTCGAGGCCACCGAATGGATGCGCAACAATCACATGCAGCTCCTGAACGAGTGGCGCGACTGGGCCCTGCGTGACGGCAAGAGGACCTACACCAACCACGCTGGCAAGGAGTTCACCATCTCCCTGCAGAACACCTGCATGAAGTGCCACAACAGCAAGGCCGACTTCTGCGACAAGTGTCACAACGACGCGGGT
Proteins encoded:
- the dsrJ gene encoding sulfate reduction electron transfer complex DsrMKJOP subunit DsrJ produces the protein MYNGFAIVAGLVIFFAMLTAPFALGTMTKQYKEPELKLPKGEKECVEATEWMRNNHMQLLNEWRDWALRDGKRTYTNHAGKEFTISLQNTCMKCHNSKADFCDKCHNDAGVSPYCWDCHVQPEGLK